The following proteins are encoded in a genomic region of Enoplosus armatus isolate fEnoArm2 chromosome 11, fEnoArm2.hap1, whole genome shotgun sequence:
- the nostrin gene encoding nostrin, with protein MKDPISTCSYNQLYQNVKRFSKTGEYFCKELMTVFQQRAELELTYSKGLQKLAGKLIRASKGMSNNSTYSAWCHVSDEMYSRADTHRSLGNAFQQEAILEIRQVLDEHTKRKRPLDSAIERNGKLVTANWSEQLKIKKKLVGLTREHEALFNFVENNKHICTEKEKQKMLNRLTKSAEMQARVDEEYFNINMEGHQMRLKWENTLKNCHQIIQELEKQRIEVLCSLLTRYNLHMSSFGQTLIHHQKQTEQAVQRVDMDKDIQALVVENNITAEDNKSEFLVADYFEEDSKSLMGKDRRKEAIILKLQRLENSITRTKKDCEGIEKLIKTYSENPSFSNQKNLEETEQQLDECTLKLDLLEATHYKLSVSLSELEGKPKSSHRFSESIVKWKDKDFEHSVVQLTRPVKLRRTPFRSRQSLRASIIYKGPAQFVTQQSAEALPSATDQVTSTTHETVAVECDSTVNGALPHTDDVKEQGQTTPELCSIGTCKALYDFTPEQDDELTLKEGDLLDILVKEENGWWFGKLNGKTGHFPSTYVEELPVLSKVKSSDA; from the exons ATGAAGGACCCTATCAGCACCTGCTCT TATAACCAACTTTATCAAAATGTGAAACGATTTTCAAAAACTGGGGAGTACTTCTGCAAAGAACTTATGACAGTTTTTCAGCAAAG GGCTGAGTTGGAACTTACCTATTCTAAAGGACTACAAAAACTTGCTGGCAAACTCATCAGGGCCTCCAAAGGAATGTCAAACAA TTCCACCTACAGTGCCTGGTGTCATGTGTCAGATGAGATGTACTCAAGAGCAGACACCCACAG ATCGTTAGGAAATGCATTTCAGCAAGAGGCAATTCTGGAAATACGACAAGTCTTAGACGAGCATACTAAGAGGAAGAGGCCT CTTGACAGTGCCAttgaaagaaatggaaaactTGTTACTGCTAATTGGAGTGAGCAACTCAAG ATCAAGAAGAAACTGGTTGGACTGACCAGAGAGCACGAGGCCTTGTTCAACTTTGTtgagaacaacaaacacatttgcacagaaaaagaaaaacaaaag ATGCTGAACAGGCTGACTAAGTCAGCAGAGATGCAGGCGCGGGTGGATGAGGAGTACTTTAATATCAACATGGAGGGTCATCAGATGAGACTCAAGTGGGAAAACACGCTGAAAAACTGCCACCAG ATCATACAGGAGCTGGAGAAACAGCGAATTGAGGTTCTGTGCAGCCTTTTGACTAGATACAACCTCCACATGTCCAGCTTTGGGCAGACCCTCATACAT caccaaaaacagacagaacaggCAGTCCAAAGGGTGGACATGGATAAAGACATACAAGCCCTGGTGGTGGAAAACAACATCACAGCTGAAGATAACAAATCTGAGTTTTTGGTGGCTGATTATTTC GAGGAGGACAGCAAATCACTGATGggcaaagacagaagaaaagaggccATCATACTCAAACTCCAGCGTCTGGAGAACAGTATTACAAGAACAAAGAAAGACTGTGAAG GAATAGAAAAACTGATTAAAACGTACTCTGAGAATCCATCTTTCTCAAACCAAAAGAACCTTGAGGAAACTGAACAGCAGCTTGACGAG TGTACTCTAAAGCTGGATCTCCTCGAGGCCACTCACTACAAACTCTCTGTGTCGCTGTCTGAATTAGAAGGGAAACCCAAGTCCTCGCACCGATTTAGTGAAAGCATTGTGAAATGGAAAGATAAG GACTTTGAGCACAGTGTTGTTCAACTGACCCGTCCAGTCAAACTCCGGAGGACCCCATTCAGATCCCGACAGTCACTGAGAGCTTCCATCATTTACAAAGGGCCTGCTCAGTTTGTGACACAGCAGTCTGCGGAGGCTTTACCGAGTGCAACTGACCAAGTCACTTCCACAACACATGAAACTGTAGCTGTAGAGTGTGACAGCACTGTTAACGGAGCCCTGCCTCACACTGATGACGTGAAAGAACAAG GTCAAACTACACCAGAGTTGTGCAGTATAGGAACATGCAAGGCCCTGTACGATTTCACACCTGAACAGGATGATGAATTGACTTTGAAAGAAG GAGATCTTCTAGACATTCTCGTAAAGGAAGAGAATGGTTGGTGGTTTGGCAAACTTAACGGGAAGACGGGCCATTTCCCATCAACCTATGTTGAGGAGCTGCCTGTGTTAAGCAAAGTCAAATCATCTGACGCCTGA
- the dhrs9 gene encoding dehydrogenase/reductase SDR family member 9: MVWPQEIYSKMFLYVLGLVPLWFTYRWYKESKKVPNKEDKHVYITGCDSGFGNLLARHLDKLGFPVIAACYTEKGEDELKKMASDSLTTVHLDVTDSESVGKATALIKTVVGQKGLWAVVNNAGVALPSGPTDWLTIEDYKAMLAVNLCGVIDVTLSVLPLVKKARGRVVNVASVFGRISPFGGPYCVSKYGVESFNDSLRLNMTPFGVKVACIEPGFFKTNVTDTVIMKDNLRKLWDRLPQEVKDDYGQGFLGASLQRLDERFKQLTDADLMKVVGCMEHAISAVHPRTRYSAGWDAKFFWLPMSYMPTCISDRLFLQDGLKQKMSGL, from the exons ATGGTCTGGCCGCAGGAAATATACTC AAAAATGTTCCTGTATGTCCTCGGACTGGTGCCTCTCTGGTTCACCTATCGCTGGTACAAGGAAAGCAAAAAAGTGCCCAACAAGGAAGACAAACATGTCTACATCACCGGCTGTGACTCTGGGTTTGGTAATCTCCTCGCGAGACACCTGGACAAGCTGGGCTTCCCTGTGATCGCAGCCTGTTACACTGAGAAGGGTGAGGATGAGCTGAAGAAGATGGCCTCCGACAGCCTGACGACCGTTCACCTGGATGTCACGGACTCCGAAAGTGTCGGCAAAGCAACGGCTCTCATCAAGACGGTGGTTGGGCAGAAGG GCCTGTGGGCTGTTGTGAACAACGCCGGAGTCGCTCTGCCGTCTGGTCCCACTGACTGGCTCACTATAGAGGACTACAAGGCCATGCTAGCTGTCAACCTGTGCGGAGTGATCGACGTGACACTGAGCGTCCTCCCTCTCGTCAAGAAGGCCAGAGGCAGAGTGGTGAACGTCGCCAGCGTGTTTGGCCGAATCAGCCCGTTTGGTGGACCTTACTGCGTGTCCAAGTACGGAGTGGAGTCCTTCAATGACAGCCTGCG tttaaaCATGACACCATTTGGAGTCAAGGTGGCGTGCATTGAGCCAGGCTTCTTCAAAACAAACGTGACTGATACTGTGATAATGAAGGATAACCTGAGGAAGCTCTGGGACAGATTACCTCAGGAGGTGAAGGACGACTATGGACAAGGTTTCTTAGGGGCAT CTCTTCAAAGGTTGGACGAGCGGTTTAAGCAGCTGACGGACGCGGACCTGATGAAGGTGGTCGGCTGTATGGAGCACGCCATCTCCGCCGTTCATCCTCGCACTCGCTACTCTGCCGGATGGGACGCAAAGTTCTTCTGGTTGCCCATGTCGTACATGCCAACTTGCATCTCCGACAGACTTTTCCTTCAAGACGGcctcaaacagaaaatgtctggaCTGTAG
- the abcb11a gene encoding bile salt export pump, which produces MKKSIKLTTTPGADKRADIENGDEKKKENTLSVGYFQLFRFATSKDTAMMVVGGLCALVHGAASPLMLLVYGMMTNTFVDYEREVQELKDPNKKCNNNTIYWTNGSIYETAENSTVYCGVDIESQMTMFAYYYVGIGLGVLFVSYFQIYFWVSAAARQIQRIRKTYFRKVMQMEIGWFDCNSVGELNTRISDDINKINNAIADQVSIFIERISTFVFGFMVGFIGGWKLTLVVIAVSPLIGIAAGLMAMAVARLTGRELKAYAKAGAVADEVLSSIRTVAAFGGEEKEAERYDRDLAEAQNWGVKKGTIVGVFQGYLWCIIFFCYALAFWYGSKLVIDTKELSPGTLIQVFFGVLMAAMNLGQASPCLEAFASGRAAAKTIFDTIDREPEIDCLSEAGYKLDRVKGDIEFHNVTFFYPSRPEVKILNDLSMQIKAGETTAFVGPSGSGKSTTIQLFQRFYNPKEGMVTLDGHDIRTLNIQWLRSLIGIVEQEPVLFATTIAENIRFGRPEVTMEDIIQATKEANAYNFIMDLPQKFDTLVGEGGGQMSGGQKQRIAIARALIRNPRILLLDMATSALDNESEAVVQEALDKVRMGRTTISVAHRLSTIRNADVIIGFEHGQAVEKGTHSELLERQGVYFTLVTLQNQGTSNTTDDVIYEALEDFDPKARSFSRGSCRSSKRGSVRLRSQSILSSSFDPGTSLGSLKTLSDQEITPENECEDDEDEQAEPAPVARILRFNQPEWPYMLLGSLGAAINGSVNPIYAILFSQILGTFAIRDLNEQREQINGICVLFCIVAVTSFFSQFLQGFAFAKSGELLTRRLRKVGFQAMLRQEIGWFDDPRNSPGALTTRLATDASMVQGATGSQIGMIVNSLTNIGASFIIAFYFSWKLTLVIMCFLPLIGLSGVFQAKMLTGFANEDKKSMEAAGRVSSEALANIRTVAGLSKESSFVESYKQQLEPPYKSAKKKANIYGLCFGFSQCVIFMAYAASFRFGGYLVSSEGLPYMLVFRVITAVVISGTALGRASSFTPDYAKAKIAAAQLFKLLDRVPKISISHTDGEKWDNFKGEIEFLNCNFTYPTRPDVRVLNGLVVSVKPGQTLAFVGSSGCGKSTSVQLLERFYDPNEGQVLIDGRPSQTVNVPFLRSQIGVVSQEPVLFDCSIAENIQYGDNKQSVSMEEIVESAKKAYLHDFVMTLPDKYETQVGAQGSQLSRGQKQRIAIARAIVRDPKILLLDEATSALDTESEKTVQSALDEARKGRTCIVIAHRLSTIQTADIIAVMSQGAVIEQGTHDKLMAKMGAYYKLVTTGAPIS; this is translated from the exons ATGAAGAAATCCATCAAACTCACAACAACACCAGGTGCAGATAAACGAG cagaCATTGAGAATGG agatgagaagaaaaaagaaaacacactgagtGTTGGATACTTTCAGCTG TTTCGGTTTGCCACTAGCAAAGACACCGCGATGATGGTCGTGGGGGGTTTGTGTGCCCTCGTACACGGTGCTGCTTCACCTCTCATGCTTCTGGTGTACGGCATGATGACAAACACCTTTGTGGACTATGAGCGCGAGGTCCAAGAACTTAAAGACCCGAAcaaaaaatgcaacaacaacacaatctaTTGGACAAATGGCTCCATAtatgaaacagctgaaaacagcacTGTGTACTGTGG cgtTGATATTGAATCACAGATGACCATGTTTGCATATTACTATGTTGGAATTGGATTAGGAGTTCTGTTTGTCAGTTATTTTCAG ATTTACTTCTGGGTGTCAGCGGCTGCAAGACAAATTCAGAGAATCCGAAAGACTTACTTCAGAAAAGTAATGCAAATGGAGATCGGATGGTTTGACTGCAACTCTGTTGGTGAACTGAACACAAGGATATCAGA TGATATCAACAAGATTAACAATGCCATCGCTGACCAGGTGTCTATCTTCATCGAGAGGATCTCTACGTTTGTGTTCGGCTTCATGGTTGGATTCATTGGCGGGTGGAAGCTGACTTTGGTGGTCATAGCAGTGAGTCCGCTGATTGGTATAGCTGCTGGACTCATGGCCATG GCGGTGGCCAGGCTGACAGGACGAGAGCTAAAGGCCTACGCAAAGGCAGGGGCCGTGGCTGACGAGGTGCTGTCATCCATCAGAACAGTAGCAGCGTTTGgtggggaggaaaaagaggCTGAAAG GTATGACCGAGACCTTGCGGAGGCTCAGAACTGGGGTGTGAAAAAGGGCACGATCGTAGGTGTTTTTCAAGGATACCTGTGGtgcatcattttcttttgttacgCTTTGGCCTTTTGGTACGGATCTAAATTGGTCATAGACACCAAGGAGCTGTCTCCTGGTACTCTTATTCAG GTATTCTTTGGAGTACTCATGGCAGCTATGAACCTGGGCCAGGCCTCTCCCTGCCTGGAGGCCTTTGCTTCTGGCCGTGCTGCAGCAAAGACCATCTTTGATACAATTGACCGG GAGCCAGAAATCGATTGCCTCTCAGAAGCCGGTTACAAATTAGACCGAGTGAAAGGTGACATTGAGTTCCATAATGTCACTTTCTTCTACCCATCCCGGCCTGAAGTCAAG attttaaatgaTCTGAGTATGCAGATCAAAGCAGGAGAAACCACTGCTTTTGTGGGACCCAGCGGATCTGGAAAGAGCACCACAATCCAGCTCTTCCAAAGGTTTTACAACCCAAAGGAAGGAATG GTGACTTTGGATGGCCATGACATTCGCACTTTAAACATCCAGTGGCTCCGATCTCTCATTGGCATTGTAGAGCAGGAGCCAGTGCTGTTTGCTACAACCATTGCAGAAAACATCCGGTTTGGTCGACCTGAAGTAACCATGGAAGACATCATCCAGGCGACAAAAGAGGCTAATGCCTATAATTTTATTATGGATCTACCACAG AAATTTGATACTCTGGTGGGAGAAGGTGGAGGACAGATGAGTGGAGGACAGAAGCAGAGGATTGCTATCGCACGAGCTCTGATCCGAAACCCCAGGATCCTGCTGCTGGATATGGCCACATCTGCCTTAGACAATGAGAGTGAGGCTGTTGTCCAGGAGGCGCTGGATAAG GTGCGCATGGGCAGGACAACAATTTCTGTAGCCCACCGCCTTTCCACTATTAGAAATGCAGATGTCATCATTGGTTTTGAGCACGGACAGGCTGTGGAGAAGGGAACACACAGTGAGCTACTAGAGAGGCAAGGTGTCTACTTCACCCTGGTCACCCTGCAGAACCAAGGCACATCCAACACAACTGATG atgTGATCTATGAAGCTCTTGAAGACTTTGATCCAAAAGCGAGGAGTTTCAGCCGCGGAAGCTGCAGATCCAGTAAAAG GGGCTCTGTTCGACTGCGATCTCAGAGCATATTGTCAAGTAGTTTTGACCCTGGCACATCATTAGGCAGCCTCAAGACCCTTTCAGACCAGGAGATCACACCAGAAAAT GAAtgtgaggatgatgaagatgaacaGGCAGAGCCTGCCCCAGTGGCACGTATCCTCAGGTTCAACCAACCAGAATGGCCCTACATGCTGCTGGGCTCGCTGGGAGCTGCCATCAACGGCTCTGTCAACCCCATCTATGCCATCCTGTTCAGCCAGATTCTTGGG ACATTTGCCATTCGTGACTTGAACGAACAGAGGGAGCAGATCAACGGGATATGTGTTCTGTTTTGCATTGTGGCCGTGACGAGTTTCTTTTCCCAGTTTTTACAG GGATTTGCTTTTGCTAAGTCTGGAGAGCTGCTGACCCGCCGTCTGAGGAAAGTGGGCTTCCAGGCCATGTTGAGACAGGAGATTGGCTGGTTTGATGACCCTAGAAACAGCCCTGGAGCTCTGACGACCAGGCTGGCCACTGATGCATCCATGGTGCAGGGG GCAACAGGATCTCAGATTGGCATGATCGTTAACTCGTTGACCAACATCGGGGCGTCTTTCATCATCGCTTTCTACTTCAGTTGGAAGTTAACTTTGGTAATTATGTGCTTCCTGCCACTCATCGGGCTGTCTGGGGTGTTCCAGGCCAAAATGCTGACAGGTTTTGCAAATGAAGATAAAAAATCCATGGAAGCAGCGGGTCGG GTATCCAGTGAGGCTCTTGCCAACATCAGGACGGTTGCAGGCTTGTCCAAAGAGAGCTCATTTGTGGAATCATATAAGCAGCAACTCGAGCCTCCATATAAATCTGCCAAGAAGAAAGCAAACATCTATGGGCTCTGTTTTGGGTTTTCCCAGTGTGTCATCTTCATGGCATACGCTGCTTCGTTTAGATTTGGAGGCTATCTGGTTAGCTCTGAGGGGTTACCATACATGTTGGTTTTCAG AGTGATTACAGCAGTAGTAATCAGTGGGACGGCACTGGGCAGAGCGTCCTCCTTCACTCCAGATTACGCCAAAGCCAAAATTGCTGCTGCTCAGCTTTTCAAACTATTGGACAGAGTTCCTAAAATCAGCATAAGccacacagatggagagaaatgg GATAACTTCAAAGGTGAAATAGAGTTCCTCAATTGCAACTTCACGTATCCAACTCGGCCAGATGTCCGGGTGTTGAACGGCCTGGTCGTGTCCGTGAAGCCTGGTCAGACTCTGGCGTTTGTTGGGAGCAGCGGCTGTGGGAAAAGCACCAGTGTTCAGCTGTTAGAAAGGTTCTATGACCCCAATGAAGGGCAAGTG ttgatTGATGGCCGCCCGTCTCAAACAGTCAATGTGCCCTTCCTAAGATCTCAGATTGGCGTAGTGTCCCAGGAGCCAGTGTTGTTTGACTGCAGCATAGCGGAGAATATCCAGTATGGAGATAACAAGCAGAGTGTCAGCATGGAAGAGATTGTTGAGTCCGCTAAGAAAGCCTACCTTCATGACTTTGTGATGACGCTACCAGAT AAATATGAGACTCAGGTTGGTGCCCAGGGATCCCAGCTGTcaagaggacaaaaacaacGCATCGCTATCGCCCGGGCCATCGTCAGGGACCCCAAGATCCTGCTGCTAGATGAAGCTACCTCTGCCCTGGACACAGAGAGTGAAAAG ACTGTCCAGTCGGCTCTGGACGAGGCGAGAAAAGGACGAACCTGCATCGTCATCGCCCACCGGCTGTCTACCATCCAGACTGCCGACATCATAGCAGTGATGTCCCAAGGAGCTGTCATAGAACAAGGCACGCATGATAAACTCATGGCCAAGATGGGTGCCTATTATAAACTGGTCACAACAGGTGCCCCTATCAGCTAG
- the LOC139292654 gene encoding glucose-6-phosphatase 2-like, translating to MIYDARLRYKAILGVDGVHGALTGAEGAAVALWHTEREPQMDFVYSSEVLVIQHLQNNYREHHDFLNFMSTVGDPRNIFSVYFPLWFHLSHNVGTKMIWVAVIGDWFNLIFKWILFGQRPYWWVQETHFYHNDSFPHLEQFHITCETGPGSPSGHAMGSSCVWFVMITSALNLTRLPSTVASVQSFQRFRLLRSCLWMVFWVIQISVCMSRVFIATHFPHQVILGLLAGMLVAEAFDHIPSVYNASLKVYLQTNVFLFSTAVCFYLILKSTDIDPLWSVTKAKKWCANPDWVHLDTTPFAGLVRNLGALFGLGLAVNSQMFIQSCKGKNGCKTRFKLMCVTATLTSLQLYDFIKIPTHTEALFYFLSFCKSASVPLAVVAVIPYCVHLLIGDEDRKLA from the exons ATGATTTATGATGCCAGGTTGAGATATAAAGCTATCTTAGGCGTGGACGGGGTTCACGGTGCTTTGACTGGTGCTGAAGGAGCAGCTGTTGCACTCTGGCACACAGAAAGGGAGCCTCAGATGGATTTTGTCTACAGCAGCGAGGTGCTGGTTATACAGCACCTCCAGAATAACTACAGGGAACACCACGACTTCCTTAACTTCATGTCAACTGTGGGAGACCCTCgtaacattttctctgtttacttCCCCCTCTGGTTCCATCTCAGTCATAATGTGGGCACCAAGATGATATGGGTGGCTGTTATTGGAGACTGGTTCAATCTTATTTTCAAATG GATTCTGTTTGGGCAGCGACCTTACTGGTGGGTGCAAGAAACTCACTTCTACCACAACGATTCATTCCCACATTTGGAGCAATTTCACATCACATGTGAAACAGGGCCAG GAAGTCCATCTGGTCATGCCATGGGCTCAtcgtgtgtgtggtttgtgatGATCACCTCTGCTCTCAACTTGACCAGGCTTCCCTCCACTGTCGCTTCTGTGCAGAGTTTTCAAAG GTTTCGTCTTCTGAGGTCTTGTCTGTGGATGGTTTTTTGGGTCATTCAGATAAGCGTTTGCATGTCCCGGGTTTTTATTGCTACACATTTCCCACATCAGGTTATCCTCGGCCTTTTAGCTG GCATGCTGGTTGCCGAGGCGTTTGATCACATCCCCTCAGTCTACAACGCAAGCTTAAAAGTGTACCTACAGaccaatgtttttcttttctccactgCTGTTTGCTTTTATCTGATCCTCAAATCGACAGACATTGATCCTTTGTGGTCGGTTACTAAAGCCAAGAAGTGGTGCGCTAACCCAGATTGGGTCCATCTCGACACCACACCTTTCGCCGGTCTGGTGAGAAACCTGGGAGCCTTGTTTGGTCTGGGCCTGGCCGTGAACTCTCAGATGTTCATTCAGAGCTGTAAAGGGAAGAACGGCTGCAAAACCAGATTTAAActcatgtgtgtgacagcaaCTCTCACATCTCTGCAACTGTATGACTTTATCAAAATACCCACTCACACTGAGgctctgttttactttttatcaTTTTGCAAGAGCGCTTCAGTTCCTCTTGCTGTGGTTGCTGTTATTCCTTACTGTGTTCATTTGCTGATCGGAGATGAGGACAGGAAACTAGCTTAG
- the rdh1 gene encoding retinol dehydrogenase 1, whose amino-acid sequence MSCFQSGFEVILSHLALTCASLLAALTAVCWYIRDSYKVDGFTQKHVFITGCDSGFGNLLARQLDGKGFHVIAACLTEKGAADLAAAASPRLKTLLLNVTDSSSIRRAVEFVSKEVGRRGLWGLVNNAGRSVPIGPTEWMRLEDFTKVLDVNLIGVIEVTLQFLPLMKKAQGRVVNVASILGRLSLTGGGYCLSKWGVEAFSDSLRRDMRHFGIKVSIIEPGFFKTGVTRLDLIEADLRRLWTRLPQHVKDSYGVTYFDDYLKAQDFSMGILCSSDLSKVTWCMEHALTARFPRTRYGAGWDAKLFWIPLSYLPSFVSDFVINVLLPSPKDERKNI is encoded by the exons ATGTCGTGTTTTCAGAGTGGATTTGAG gtgatcCTGTCACACCTGGCTTTAACCTGTGCTTCACTTCTGGCCGCTCTCACTGCCGTCTGCTGGTACATCAGAGACTCCTACAAGGTCGATGGCTTCACCCAGAAGCATGTGTTCATCACAGGCTGTGACAGCGGCTTTGGGAATCTGCTGGCCAGACAACTGGATGGAAAAGGTTTCCACGTCATAGCTGCGTGTCTCACAGAGAAAGGTGCAGCAGATCTGGCAGCAGCCGCCTCCCCCAGACTGAAGACCCTCCTGCTGAATGTTACGGACAGCTCGAGCATCAGGAGGGCGGTGGAGTTTGTGAGCAAAGAGGTCGGACGGCGAG gtctgtggGGTCTGGTGAATAATGCTGGCAGGTCCGTACCCATCGGTCCAACGGAGTGGATGCGGTTGGAGGATTTCACAAAGGTTTTGGATGTGAATCTGATTGGGGTTATTGAGGTGACACTCCAGTTTCTGCCACTGATGAAAAAGGCCCAGGGCAGGGTGGTTAATGTGGCCAGCATCCTGGGCAGACTGTCTCTCACTGGTGGAGGGTACTGCCTGTCCAAATGGGGAGTGGAGGCCTTCTCCGACAGCCTCAG GAGGGACATGCGGCACTTTGGCATCAAAGTGAGCATCATCGAGCCTGGTTTCTTCAAGACAGGGGTCACCCGGCTGGATCTCATTGAAGCTGACCTGAGGAGGCTGTGGACCCGCCTCCCTCAACATGTCAAAGACTCTTATGGAGTGACATACTTTGATGACT ATTTGAAAGCTCAGGACTTCTCCATGGGCATCTTGTGCAGTTCAGATCTCTCTAAGGTGACCTGGTGTATGGAGCACGCGCTGACAGCTCGCTTCCCACGCACACGTTATGGTGCTGGCTGGGATGCCAAGCTTTTTTGGATTCCTCTGTCCTACCTCCCTTCATTTGTGTCAGACTTTGTCATCAATGTGCTTCTTCCTTCACCTaaggatgaaagaaaaaacatctag
- the spc25 gene encoding kinetochore protein Spc25: MTSVTDPSMSDRFTSAMEEIHSKQLKTYGEIIDATTELCQSHRQFVKSALDTCLKKCKDDEMLFETIQTFKRDLEQKNASLKEKRHAISDMISEIQQKEMQKDDIIQKIEKLKEEQAKRKELIVSQNKANKDRLRNLQKARLVFQDHLGMEIRTILGKTQLVKGEKLQFVFRHINPSDPESAYVVTMGIKEDGSYQIVSSDPVLECLPVLESRLQETNNLPAFLANVRKEFISLARC; this comes from the exons ATGACGTCCGTCACTGATCCAAGCATGAGTGACAGGTTCACCAGTGCAATGGAGGAGATCCACAGCAAACAGCTTAAAACATATGGGGAGATAATTGACGCAACGACAGAGCTGTGCCAGTCCCACAGACAGTTTGTGAAGTCTGCACTTG ATAcatgtttaaagaaatgtaaGGACGATGAGATGCTGTTTGAGACAATACAGACATTCAAAAGAG ACTTGGAACAAAAAAATGCGTCATTGAAAGAGAAACGGCACGCCATTTCTGACATGATATCTGAGATTCAGCAGAAGGAGATGCAGAAAGATGACATTATCCAGAAGATAGAGAAACTTAAAGAAGAGCAAGCCAAGAGAAAAGAAT TAATTGTGTctcaaaataaagcaaacaaagacagactgagGAATCTGCAGAAAGCCAGGCTCGTCTTTCAGGATCATTTGGGGATGGAGATACGAACAATTCTCGGCAAAACTCAATTGGTTAAAG gtgAAAAGTTGCAGTTTGTTTTCCGGCATATCAACCCTTCAGATCCGGAGAGTGCCTACGTTGTCACAATGGGGATTAAAGAAGATGGATCATACCAGA TTGTGTCGAGTGACCCCGTGCTCGAGTGTTTGCCAGTCTTGGAAAGCCGGCTGCAGGAGACCAATAACTTACCAGCATTCCTGGCAAATGTCAGGAAGGAGTTTATCTCTCTGGCACGCTGCTAA